A genomic region of Brevibacillus sp. JNUCC-41 contains the following coding sequences:
- a CDS encoding acyl-CoA dehydrogenase family protein, with product MSNQTTDNLIKGGAFLVEDITYDQVFTPEDYSDEHKMIAKTAEDFVVNEILPQVEHLENHEFDRSVKLLKHAGEIGLLGADVPEEYSGLGLDKISSALITEKMALAGGFGITHGAHVGIGSLPIVLFGNEEQKKKYLPLLATGEKIAAYALTEPSSGSDALGAKTTAKLNPEGTHYILNGEKQWITNAGFADVFCVYAKIDGEQFSAFIVERDYKGVSTGAEEKKMGIKSSSTRTLILEDVHVPVENLLGVAGKGHVIAFNILNIGRYKLGVGAVGGSKRALEITAAYTNQRQQFKTKISDFNLTKEKLATMAAKIYAAESSVYRTVGLYDQRQSKLTDEQVKDGKSMAAAVAEYAIECSLNKFFASEVLDYVTDEGVQLHGGYGFMQEYEIEKAYRDSRINRIFEGTNEINRLLVPGTFLKKALKGELPLLQKAQGLQEELMMMMPEEPGDEPLAQEKILVRNAKKIGILAAGLAAQKYGKTLDQEQEILSNIADIVSLAYAAESVVLRTEKAIAATGLEKNKQKVLYTEIFVQEAFNEIEQHAKETLIAVETGDTLRIMLSSLRKLTRHNPINVIAKKREASVKVIEAEKYAL from the coding sequence ATGTCAAATCAAACTACAGATAACCTCATTAAAGGCGGAGCTTTTTTAGTAGAAGATATTACGTATGATCAAGTGTTTACACCGGAAGATTATTCTGATGAGCATAAAATGATCGCCAAAACTGCCGAGGATTTCGTAGTGAATGAAATTCTGCCGCAGGTTGAACATTTAGAAAACCATGAATTTGACCGTTCCGTTAAATTACTGAAGCATGCAGGAGAAATCGGTTTACTTGGTGCTGATGTTCCTGAGGAATACAGCGGATTGGGTCTTGATAAAATCAGTTCGGCATTGATCACGGAAAAAATGGCGCTTGCAGGCGGGTTCGGAATTACACATGGTGCACATGTAGGTATCGGATCTTTGCCGATCGTATTATTCGGGAATGAAGAACAAAAGAAAAAATACCTCCCTTTACTGGCGACAGGTGAGAAGATTGCTGCGTATGCCTTAACGGAACCAAGCTCAGGTTCAGATGCCTTGGGAGCAAAAACGACGGCGAAATTGAATCCAGAAGGAACACACTATATTTTAAACGGTGAAAAACAATGGATTACAAATGCAGGTTTTGCAGATGTCTTCTGTGTATACGCCAAAATCGACGGCGAACAATTCTCGGCTTTCATTGTTGAGCGTGATTATAAAGGCGTATCAACTGGCGCTGAAGAAAAGAAAATGGGAATCAAAAGCTCATCAACACGTACATTAATACTTGAAGACGTACATGTACCAGTCGAAAACCTTTTGGGTGTAGCCGGAAAAGGGCATGTCATCGCTTTCAATATCCTGAATATCGGCCGCTATAAATTAGGCGTTGGTGCGGTCGGCGGATCTAAACGTGCTCTTGAGATTACAGCTGCTTATACGAATCAACGTCAACAGTTCAAAACGAAAATTTCCGATTTTAACTTGACGAAAGAAAAACTTGCAACAATGGCCGCTAAAATTTATGCAGCAGAAAGCTCTGTATATCGTACCGTTGGCCTTTATGATCAAAGACAAAGCAAATTGACGGATGAGCAAGTGAAAGATGGGAAATCAATGGCGGCCGCAGTTGCTGAATATGCCATTGAGTGTTCATTGAATAAATTCTTCGCTTCCGAAGTATTGGATTATGTTACAGATGAAGGCGTACAGCTTCATGGCGGTTATGGTTTCATGCAGGAGTATGAAATTGAAAAAGCATATCGCGATTCCCGTATTAACCGGATCTTTGAAGGTACAAATGAAATCAACCGATTGCTTGTCCCGGGAACTTTCCTGAAAAAAGCACTTAAAGGGGAATTGCCGCTTCTTCAAAAAGCCCAAGGCCTGCAAGAGGAATTAATGATGATGATGCCGGAAGAGCCTGGCGATGAGCCACTGGCACAAGAAAAGATACTTGTTAGGAACGCTAAGAAAATCGGTATTTTGGCGGCTGGCCTAGCGGCACAGAAATACGGCAAAACTCTTGATCAAGAACAAGAAATCCTCTCAAACATTGCCGATATCGTATCCCTTGCCTATGCAGCTGAATCCGTGGTATTGCGTACGGAGAAAGCTATTGCAGCTACAGGCCTGGAGAAGAACAAACAAAAAGTGCTTTACACTGAAATCTTCGTTCAGGAAGCTTTCAATGAAATAGAACAGCATGCAAAAGAAACGTTAATTGCGGTGGAAACAGGCGATACTCTTCGAATCATGCTTTCGTCGCTCCGCAAGCTGACAAGACACAATCCGATCAATGTCATTGCGAAAAAACGTGAAGCCTCCGTAAAAGTGATCGAAGCGGAAAAATATGCTCTATAA
- a CDS encoding 3-hydroxyacyl-CoA dehydrogenase/enoyl-CoA hydratase family protein, whose amino-acid sequence MVRQIRKAAVLGSGVMGSGIAAHLANIGIPTLLLDIVPRELTEDEKKKGLTLDNKQVRNRISQTAITKLLKQKPAPLSVKGNIALIEAGNLEDDISRLKDVDWIIEVVVEKLEVKQSVFAQVDQHRKPGSIVSSNTSGISIEAMAEGRSEDFQKHFLGTHFFNPPRYLKLLEIIPTKATSPEVLGFMKRFGEDVLGKGVVEAKDTPNFIANRIGTYGLLVTLREMQKGGYSVGEVDSVTGPLIGRATSATFRTLDVVGLDTFAHVARNVYDQVDGEEKEVFKIPDFMNEMLKNGWLGSKSGQGFFLKKGKEILELNPETLEYDARKRLKTPSIEMAKQAKGLENKMKALVYSEDRAGQLLWNVLNPALVYSAQLLGDIADDIVAIDQAMKWGFGWSTGPFETWDAIGIEKSVARMEAEDIAVPQWVKDMIAKGFSSFYKEENGIVHYYDDGEYKELVENPKVINLKATKKQKGVIKKNSGASLMDIGDGVALLEFTSPNNAIGLDIIQMINAAVEEAEANFKGLVIGNQGKNFCVGANIAMMLMEAQDDNILELDMVISQFQKAMLKIKYSAVPVVVAPFNMTLGGGAEVSLPAARIQATTETYMGLVEAGVGLIPGGGGTKELYVKTLKNMPKGVDFDLQKVANQVFETVAMAKVSTSAEEARENNFLNIADGISVNADHQLYDAKQAVLSMHEQGYTAPARTKIPVVGETGYATLLLGAESMRLSGFLSDHDLVIAKELAYVLSGGKLPFGTEVDEQYILNLEKQAFLKLISTPKSQARMQHMLVKGKPLRN is encoded by the coding sequence TTGGTTCGACAAATACGAAAGGCTGCTGTTCTAGGGTCAGGAGTTATGGGATCAGGGATTGCTGCACACCTTGCTAACATCGGCATTCCGACTTTACTATTGGATATTGTACCTCGTGAACTCACTGAGGACGAAAAGAAAAAGGGACTGACATTAGATAATAAACAAGTGCGTAACCGCATCAGCCAAACTGCGATTACGAAACTTTTAAAACAGAAACCAGCTCCGCTTTCGGTTAAGGGAAACATTGCGTTGATCGAGGCGGGAAACCTGGAAGATGATATAAGTCGTTTAAAGGATGTCGATTGGATCATCGAAGTGGTTGTTGAGAAGCTTGAGGTTAAGCAAAGTGTGTTTGCCCAGGTTGATCAGCATCGTAAACCGGGAAGCATCGTTTCATCGAATACATCCGGAATTTCAATCGAAGCGATGGCAGAAGGCCGTTCGGAGGATTTTCAAAAGCACTTCCTGGGAACCCACTTCTTCAATCCGCCGCGTTATCTTAAATTGTTGGAGATCATCCCTACTAAAGCAACTTCACCAGAAGTGCTCGGATTCATGAAACGATTCGGGGAAGATGTACTGGGAAAAGGTGTCGTCGAAGCCAAGGATACTCCTAACTTCATCGCAAACCGCATTGGAACTTATGGATTATTGGTCACTTTGCGTGAAATGCAAAAAGGCGGATACAGTGTTGGTGAGGTCGATTCGGTTACAGGTCCTTTGATTGGGAGGGCTACTAGCGCTACTTTCCGGACACTTGATGTAGTTGGATTGGATACCTTTGCACATGTTGCCAGAAACGTATATGACCAGGTGGATGGAGAAGAAAAAGAGGTTTTCAAAATACCTGATTTCATGAATGAAATGCTTAAAAATGGGTGGCTTGGAAGCAAGTCAGGCCAAGGTTTTTTCTTGAAAAAAGGCAAGGAAATCCTTGAACTGAATCCCGAAACCCTTGAATATGATGCACGAAAACGATTAAAAACGCCTTCCATCGAAATGGCTAAACAGGCCAAGGGCTTGGAAAATAAAATGAAAGCGCTTGTTTATAGCGAAGACCGTGCCGGCCAATTACTTTGGAATGTTCTGAATCCGGCACTTGTGTATTCTGCCCAGCTGCTTGGGGACATCGCGGATGACATCGTGGCGATCGATCAAGCGATGAAATGGGGCTTCGGATGGTCCACAGGTCCCTTTGAAACCTGGGATGCGATAGGGATAGAAAAATCGGTAGCCCGAATGGAAGCGGAAGACATCGCCGTTCCGCAATGGGTGAAGGATATGATCGCTAAAGGCTTCAGTTCTTTCTATAAAGAAGAAAATGGCATTGTTCACTATTATGATGATGGTGAATATAAAGAACTTGTCGAAAATCCTAAAGTGATCAATCTTAAAGCGACCAAGAAGCAAAAAGGCGTAATCAAGAAAAACAGTGGTGCAAGCTTGATGGATATTGGCGATGGAGTGGCTCTTCTTGAATTCACTTCACCGAATAATGCAATCGGTCTGGATATCATACAAATGATCAATGCGGCGGTCGAAGAAGCGGAAGCGAATTTTAAAGGCCTGGTCATCGGAAACCAAGGAAAGAATTTCTGTGTAGGCGCTAATATTGCAATGATGCTGATGGAAGCGCAGGATGACAATATTCTTGAACTTGATATGGTCATCAGCCAATTCCAAAAGGCGATGCTGAAAATTAAGTACAGTGCAGTTCCCGTAGTGGTTGCCCCGTTTAATATGACACTTGGCGGGGGTGCTGAAGTGTCACTTCCGGCAGCGCGCATCCAGGCAACGACTGAAACATATATGGGATTAGTGGAAGCTGGCGTAGGGTTGATTCCAGGCGGCGGCGGAACTAAAGAGCTTTATGTGAAGACTTTGAAGAATATGCCGAAGGGCGTCGACTTCGACTTACAGAAAGTGGCCAACCAAGTATTTGAAACGGTCGCCATGGCAAAAGTTTCGACATCAGCCGAGGAAGCGAGAGAGAATAATTTCCTTAATATAGCTGATGGAATAAGCGTGAATGCGGATCATCAGCTATATGATGCGAAACAGGCGGTACTTTCCATGCATGAACAAGGTTATACCGCTCCAGCCCGCACAAAGATTCCTGTCGTAGGTGAAACTGGATATGCCACACTTCTATTAGGGGCGGAATCCATGCGCCTTTCAGGATTCTTATCAGATCATGACCTTGTCATAGCCAAAGAGCTTGCATACGTCCTGTCAGGAGGAAAACTCCCATTTGGCACGGAAGTAGATGAACAGTATATCTTGAATCTAGAAAAGCAGGCATTCCTAAAACTGATTTCGACTCCGAAATCCCAGGCAAGGATGCAGCACATGCTTGTTAAAGGTAAACCGCTCCGTAATTGA
- a CDS encoding proline dehydrogenase family protein: protein MERILKNLFLFLSKNKGMTKAAKKYGLRFGASRFVAGESLDMACEVIADLNRKGLAVTIDYLGEFIEDEQEARKMAAECIEAIRMIGTNELDSQLSLKLTSMGLDVSERVVMNNMRRILDEAKAHRVFVTLDMEDFPRCQPTLDVFKNLKSEYNELGTVIQAYLYRTEKDIEELDAYQPNLRLVKGAYKEPREVAFPEKKDVDENFKKIIKKHMQNGHYTAVATHDDKIIDYTRDLVKDQGIPLDCFEFQMLYGIRTEKQLELAKEGYKVRVYVPYGTDWYGYFMRRLAERPANIAFVLKGLFKK, encoded by the coding sequence ATGGAAAGAATTTTGAAAAATCTATTCCTTTTTTTATCAAAGAATAAAGGCATGACAAAGGCAGCGAAAAAATACGGGCTGCGGTTTGGGGCATCTCGTTTCGTGGCAGGGGAATCCTTGGATATGGCATGTGAAGTGATTGCAGATCTTAACCGGAAAGGGCTTGCTGTCACCATTGATTATTTAGGTGAATTCATTGAGGATGAACAAGAAGCAAGGAAGATGGCAGCTGAGTGCATCGAAGCGATCCGCATGATCGGCACAAATGAACTGGATTCACAGTTATCACTTAAGCTGACCTCGATGGGCCTGGATGTATCTGAACGAGTCGTAATGAATAACATGCGGAGGATATTAGATGAAGCTAAAGCCCATCGTGTTTTCGTGACGCTTGATATGGAAGATTTTCCGCGCTGTCAGCCGACTTTGGATGTATTCAAAAACCTTAAGTCTGAATATAATGAATTGGGGACTGTCATCCAAGCATATCTGTATCGGACTGAGAAGGATATCGAGGAATTGGATGCATACCAGCCGAATCTAAGACTTGTTAAAGGAGCTTATAAAGAACCGAGGGAAGTGGCCTTTCCCGAGAAAAAAGATGTGGATGAGAATTTCAAGAAAATCATCAAGAAGCATATGCAAAATGGCCATTACACAGCCGTTGCCACACATGATGATAAAATCATTGATTATACGAGGGACTTGGTCAAAGATCAGGGAATTCCCCTGGATTGTTTTGAGTTTCAAATGTTATATGGCATCCGCACTGAAAAGCAGCTTGAACTTGCTAAAGAAGGATATAAGGTAAGGGTGTATGTTCCATATGGTACGGATTGGTATGGATATTTCATGCGCCGCCTTGCGGAGAGACCGGCCAATATTGCTTTCGTTTTAAAAGGCCTATTCAAGAAATAG
- a CDS encoding toprim domain-containing protein: MEWGEFDKVIIVEGSSDRRKVASVLNEDVEIRCTNGTISLTKLDELVDELMDRDVYLLFDADESGEKLRKQFRREMPEANHLYINKMYKEVESSPEHHIATVLLSANMNVKMKFLSQRVND, encoded by the coding sequence ATGGAGTGGGGCGAATTCGATAAAGTGATTATTGTAGAAGGCAGTTCCGATAGAAGAAAAGTTGCCTCCGTTTTAAATGAAGATGTGGAAATAAGATGTACAAATGGGACCATATCATTAACTAAGCTGGATGAATTAGTGGATGAATTGATGGATCGTGATGTTTATCTCCTTTTTGACGCAGATGAATCAGGAGAAAAGCTGCGGAAGCAGTTCCGAAGGGAAATGCCGGAAGCAAACCACCTGTATATTAATAAAATGTACAAAGAAGTGGAAAGCTCACCCGAACATCATATCGCAACTGTGCTACTATCTGCCAATATGAATGTGAAAATGAAATTTTTAAGTCAAAGGGTGAACGACTAA
- a CDS encoding YuzL family protein, which produces MMKRKDNPSKAAVSAASVKGNAGPGAERQHGINKVNSQNNQFKR; this is translated from the coding sequence ATAATGAAGCGTAAAGATAACCCTTCTAAAGCAGCCGTGAGCGCAGCAAGCGTTAAAGGCAATGCCGGACCTGGCGCCGAACGTCAACATGGAATCAATAAAGTGAACAGCCAGAACAATCAGTTCAAAAGATAA
- a CDS encoding acetyl-CoA C-acetyltransferase, producing MKEAVIVAGARTPVGRAKKGSLASVRPDDLGALVVKETLKRAGNYEGNIDDLIIGCAMPEAEQGLNMARNIGALAGLPYSVPAITINRYCSSGLQSIAYGAERIMLGQSDTVIAGGAESMSLLPMMGHVTRPNARLAETAPEYYMGMGHTAEAVAKKYGISREDQDAFSVRSHQKAAKAIAEGKFSDEIVPVEVTLRSVGPDLKLKEKSFAFTQDEGVRPGTTAEVLKKLRPAFSVTGSVTAGNSSQTSDGAAAVMVMDREKASSLGMKPMGKFLSFAVAGVPPEIMGIGPIAAIPKALKLAGLELSDIGLFELNEAFASQSIQIIRELGLNEEIVNVNGGAIALGHPLGCSGAKLTLSLLHEMKRRNQQFGVVTMCIGGGMGAAGVFELLA from the coding sequence ATGAAAGAAGCGGTAATAGTAGCTGGAGCAAGGACTCCGGTAGGAAGAGCGAAAAAAGGTTCTCTTGCTAGTGTACGTCCTGATGATTTAGGGGCTCTTGTTGTAAAGGAAACGTTAAAGCGGGCAGGGAATTATGAAGGCAACATAGATGACCTGATTATCGGTTGTGCAATGCCTGAAGCGGAGCAAGGATTGAACATGGCGCGTAACATTGGAGCATTGGCAGGATTGCCTTATTCAGTACCGGCCATAACGATTAATCGTTACTGTTCAAGCGGGTTGCAAAGTATCGCTTATGGAGCGGAAAGAATCATGCTCGGCCAAAGTGATACAGTCATTGCAGGCGGAGCGGAGTCCATGAGCCTTTTGCCTATGATGGGCCATGTAACACGTCCGAACGCGAGACTTGCGGAAACGGCACCGGAATATTATATGGGCATGGGACATACTGCTGAAGCCGTTGCGAAAAAATACGGCATTTCCCGTGAAGATCAAGATGCATTTTCTGTTAGAAGTCATCAAAAGGCTGCTAAGGCCATTGCAGAAGGAAAGTTTTCCGATGAGATCGTACCGGTTGAAGTGACCCTCCGTTCAGTGGGACCAGATCTTAAATTAAAGGAAAAGTCATTTGCTTTTACACAGGATGAGGGCGTTCGTCCAGGCACGACTGCTGAAGTGTTGAAAAAACTGAGACCCGCATTCTCTGTTACAGGATCCGTAACAGCAGGGAATTCATCACAAACGAGTGATGGTGCAGCCGCGGTCATGGTCATGGATAGGGAAAAGGCCTCTTCATTAGGGATGAAACCAATGGGTAAGTTCCTTTCCTTTGCAGTAGCAGGAGTACCGCCTGAAATTATGGGCATCGGACCGATTGCAGCCATTCCTAAGGCTTTGAAACTAGCAGGTCTTGAGTTATCGGATATTGGTTTATTTGAATTGAATGAAGCCTTTGCTTCCCAATCCATCCAAATCATTCGTGAGCTCGGATTGAATGAAGAGATTGTCAATGTAAATGGCGGAGCCATCGCTTTAGGCCATCCACTAGGATGTTCGGGAGCAAAATTGACATTAAGCCTGCTTCATGAAATGAAGCGCAGGAACCAACAGTTCGGAGTCGTGACAATGTGCATCGGCGGCGGAATGGGTGCTGCTGGAGTATTTGAATTATTGGCGTAA
- a CDS encoding arsenate reductase family protein, whose protein sequence is MGLTLYWYPKCGTCRNAKKWLDNHELQYEAIHIAENPPSRTEIEKLYKISNLELKKFFNTSGQKYRELGLKDKLKEASEAEMLDILSTDGMLLKRPIVTDGTKVTVGFKEEQFEQVWN, encoded by the coding sequence ATGGGCTTAACATTATATTGGTACCCAAAATGCGGCACATGCCGTAATGCGAAGAAGTGGCTGGATAATCATGAACTGCAATATGAAGCGATCCATATAGCTGAAAATCCGCCTTCGCGAACAGAAATAGAAAAACTATATAAAATCAGCAATTTGGAATTGAAGAAGTTCTTCAATACCAGCGGTCAAAAATATCGGGAGCTGGGCTTAAAGGATAAGCTGAAAGAAGCTTCTGAAGCAGAGATGCTTGATATATTGTCCACGGATGGAATGCTTCTGAAAAGGCCGATTGTTACAGATGGCACTAAAGTGACGGTAGGTTTCAAAGAAGAGCAATTCGAACAGGTTTGGAACTGA
- the gcvH gene encoding glycine cleavage system protein GcvH gives MTTTPKELRYTKEHEWVKTEDGTVRIGITAFAQSELGDIVFVELPEIGDELKANEPFGSVESVKTVSELYAPISGKVVEVNEDLSDNPEYVNESPYEKAWMVVLEPSNSSDIENLMSAEEYESLING, from the coding sequence ATGACGACAACACCAAAAGAACTTCGTTACACTAAAGAACATGAATGGGTCAAAACGGAAGATGGAACAGTGCGCATTGGGATTACAGCTTTCGCACAGTCCGAGCTTGGGGACATCGTATTCGTTGAGCTTCCGGAAATCGGCGATGAATTGAAAGCGAACGAACCATTTGGAAGTGTTGAATCCGTTAAGACAGTTTCTGAGCTTTATGCACCTATCAGTGGCAAGGTTGTTGAAGTAAACGAAGATTTAAGTGACAACCCGGAATATGTAAATGAGTCTCCTTATGAAAAGGCATGGATGGTCGTACTTGAACCATCTAATAGCAGTGATATTGAAAACTTGATGAGCGCTGAAGAGTATGAGAGTTTAATCAACGGTTAA
- a CDS encoding thioredoxin family protein has translation MQEWKEEECKLAVENGETFCLYLYTPLCGTCQVASKMLTISLELFPELKAGKMNMNYVQAIAESYEIESVPCLLLFKKGKLHTKIYAFQSVPYLYGLLKEIS, from the coding sequence ATGCAGGAATGGAAAGAAGAAGAGTGTAAGCTTGCTGTTGAAAATGGGGAAACCTTTTGCTTATATTTATATACGCCTTTATGCGGCACTTGTCAGGTTGCCTCCAAGATGCTGACGATATCCTTGGAGCTGTTCCCGGAATTGAAGGCAGGCAAAATGAATATGAACTATGTCCAAGCAATTGCCGAATCATATGAAATCGAAAGTGTGCCCTGTTTATTGCTTTTCAAAAAAGGAAAGCTGCACACAAAAATATATGCCTTTCAATCCGTTCCTTATTTGTACGGATTGCTTAAGGA